One genomic region from Labeo rohita strain BAU-BD-2019 unplaced genomic scaffold, IGBB_LRoh.1.0 scaffold_111, whole genome shotgun sequence encodes:
- the LOC127157560 gene encoding cadherin-1: MDGTVTLKRSLILHEGYEVFTVHAWDANGKKHTVSIRVELVDHLKGHQMDTVMNVSSLKMKPPSDDMILTFPKSSTGLKRAKRAWYIPPFNVPENSRGPFPMWLVQIKSDFARETQIEYRITGEGADQDPKGIFTVDRLSGNLYVTQPLNREKKASYRITAHAAALSASSTAEKPMEIVIHVIDQNDNEPVFIQNPFNGHVREDAGRAMAQIYFVN, translated from the exons ATGGATGgcactgtaacactgaagagATCACTGATTCTTCATGAGGGTTATGAGGTGTTTACTGTGCACGCTTGGGATGCCAATGGCAAGAAGCACACTGTATCTATCAGAGTTGAATTGGTTGACCATCTTAAGGGGCATCAGATGGATACAGTCATGAACGTCTCCTCTTTAAAG ATGAAACCTCCCTCTGATGATATGATTCTGACTTTTCCAAAGTCTTCAACGGGTCTAAAGAGAGCAAAGAGAGCTTGGTATATTCCTCCATTCAATGTACCTGAAAACAGCAGAGGTCCTTTCCCAATGTGGCTGGTCCAG ATAAAGTCAGACTTTGCCCGGGAAACTCAAATAGAATACAGAATCACAGGTGAAGGAGCGGATCAAGACCCAAAGGGGATTTTCACTGTTGACAGATTGTCAGGGAATCTCTATGTGACTCAGCCACtcaacagagaaaaaaaagcttCATACAGA ATTACAGCTCATGCTGCAGCACTTTCTGCGAGTAGTACTGCAGAAAAACCAATGGAAATTGTCATCCATGTGATCGACCAAAATGATAATGAGCCTGTGTTTATTCAAAATCCTTTTAATGGACATGTTCGTGAAGATGCTGGAAGAG CAATGGCCCAGATATACTTTGTTAATTAA